Proteins found in one Serratia plymuthica genomic segment:
- a CDS encoding NCS2 family permease, giving the protein MSNSQANNAVKPKGGLDGYFNISARGSTVRQEVVAGLTTFLAMVYSVIVVPSMLGKAGFPPTAVFVATCLVAGFGSLLMGLWANLPMAIGCAISLTAFTAFSLVLGQHISIPVALGAVFLMGVLFTIISITGIRSWILRNLPMGVAHGTGIGIGLFLLLIAANGVGLVVKNPLDGLPVALGAFTSFPVVMTLLGLAVIFGLEKLRVPGGILLVIIAISVIGLLFDPAVKYQGLFAMPSLTDANGSSLIFSLDIMGALKPVVLPSVLALVMTAVFDATGTIRAVAGQANLLDKDGQIINGGKALTSDSLSSIFSGLVGAAPAAVYIESAAGTAAGGKTGLTATVVGLLFLLILFLSPLSYLVPIYATAPALMYVGLLMLSNVTKLDFNDFVDAMSGLLCAVFIVLTCNIVTGIMLGFSSLVIGRICSGEWRRLNIGTVLIAVALVAFYAGGWAI; this is encoded by the coding sequence ATGTCGAATTCTCAAGCGAACAACGCCGTTAAACCAAAAGGCGGGCTTGATGGCTATTTTAATATTTCCGCACGCGGCAGCACCGTGCGTCAGGAAGTGGTGGCGGGATTAACCACCTTCCTGGCGATGGTTTATTCGGTGATCGTGGTGCCGAGCATGTTGGGTAAAGCGGGCTTCCCGCCCACGGCGGTGTTCGTCGCCACCTGCCTGGTCGCCGGCTTCGGTTCATTGCTGATGGGGTTATGGGCTAATCTGCCGATGGCCATCGGCTGTGCGATTTCCCTGACCGCCTTCACCGCCTTCAGCCTGGTGCTGGGCCAGCACATCAGCATTCCGGTCGCGCTGGGTGCGGTATTCCTGATGGGCGTGCTGTTCACCATTATCTCGATCACCGGCATCCGTTCCTGGATCTTGCGCAATCTGCCGATGGGCGTGGCGCACGGCACCGGTATCGGCATCGGTTTGTTCCTGCTGCTGATCGCCGCCAACGGCGTGGGTCTGGTGGTGAAGAACCCGCTGGATGGCCTGCCGGTAGCGCTGGGCGCATTCACCTCTTTCCCGGTAGTGATGACGCTACTCGGTCTGGCGGTGATTTTCGGCTTGGAAAAACTGCGTGTACCCGGCGGTATTCTGCTGGTGATTATCGCTATTTCGGTGATTGGCCTGCTGTTTGACCCGGCGGTGAAATATCAGGGGCTGTTCGCCATGCCAAGCCTGACGGACGCCAATGGCAGTTCGCTGATCTTCAGCCTGGATATCATGGGCGCGTTGAAACCTGTGGTGCTGCCCAGCGTGTTGGCGCTGGTGATGACGGCCGTGTTTGACGCGACCGGCACCATTCGCGCGGTGGCCGGCCAGGCGAACCTGCTGGACAAGGACGGGCAGATCATCAACGGCGGCAAGGCGCTGACCTCGGATTCCCTGAGCAGCATTTTCTCCGGCCTGGTGGGCGCGGCCCCGGCGGCGGTCTATATCGAATCCGCAGCGGGCACCGCAGCGGGCGGGAAAACCGGCCTGACCGCAACCGTGGTTGGCCTGCTGTTCCTGCTGATCCTGTTCCTGTCGCCGCTGTCTTATCTGGTGCCGATTTACGCTACCGCACCGGCGCTGATGTACGTTGGCCTGCTGATGTTGAGCAACGTCACCAAGCTGGATTTCAACGACTTCGTCGACGCCATGTCCGGCCTGCTGTGCGCGGTGTTTATCGTGCTGACCTGCAATATCGTCACCGGTATCATGCTGGGCTTCAGCTCGCTGGTGATTGGCCGCATTTGCTCCGGCGAATGGCGCAGGCTGAATATCGGCACCGTGCTGATCGCCGTCGCGCTGGTGGCCTTCTACGCCGGCGGCTGGGCGATTTAA
- a CDS encoding Na+/H+ antiporter — translation MEIFFTILILILVVSLSGVVTRMLPFQIPLPLMQIVIGALLAWPHFGLHVDFDPELFLVLFIPPLLFADGWKTPTREFLHHGREILGLALVLVLLTVVGIGYLIYAMVPGIPLVAAFALAAVLSPTDAVALGGIVGKGRIPKPIMGVLEGEALMNDASGLVSLKFAIAVAMGTMVFTVGGATLEFLKVAIGGLLAGVAVTWCYSKSLRMMSRWSGDDPATQIVFLLLLPFASYLIAEHIGVSGILAAVAAGMTISQSGVIRNAPLAMRLRANSVWAMLEFVFNGMVFIMLGLQLPGILETSILQAELDPTIQTWYLFADVAIIYAALLLLRFTWLWLMKNASRRFMKKRPLQFGDYSMRELWIASFAGVRGAITLAGVLSIPLLLSDGSAFPARYQLVFIAAGVILLSLIVGVLALPLLLRGVVVADKSASKSEERMAIAMAAEVAIESINKMEERLAVDVEENIDPQVLKEISSRVVGTLRRRITTKDDIENALMLENLERRFRLTALRAERGELYHLRATQKISNETLQKLLHDLDLLEALLIEREG, via the coding sequence ATGGAAATATTTTTTACAATCCTCATTTTGATCCTGGTGGTCTCCCTGTCTGGGGTGGTGACACGTATGTTGCCGTTCCAGATACCGCTGCCGTTAATGCAAATCGTCATCGGGGCCCTGCTGGCCTGGCCACATTTCGGGCTGCATGTCGACTTTGACCCCGAGCTGTTCCTGGTGCTGTTTATCCCGCCGCTGCTGTTTGCCGACGGTTGGAAAACCCCAACGCGCGAATTCCTGCATCACGGTCGTGAAATCCTGGGCCTGGCGCTGGTGCTGGTGCTGCTTACCGTGGTTGGCATCGGTTACCTGATTTACGCCATGGTGCCGGGCATCCCGCTGGTGGCGGCATTTGCGCTGGCGGCGGTACTGTCGCCAACGGACGCCGTGGCGCTGGGCGGCATCGTCGGTAAAGGGCGCATTCCGAAACCGATTATGGGCGTGCTGGAAGGCGAGGCGCTGATGAACGACGCATCCGGCCTGGTTTCGCTCAAATTCGCCATCGCAGTGGCGATGGGCACCATGGTGTTTACCGTGGGCGGCGCCACTCTGGAGTTTCTGAAGGTCGCTATCGGCGGCCTGCTGGCCGGCGTGGCGGTCACCTGGTGCTACAGCAAATCGTTGCGGATGATGAGCCGCTGGAGCGGCGATGATCCGGCCACGCAGATCGTTTTCCTGCTGCTGTTGCCGTTCGCTTCCTATTTGATTGCCGAACACATCGGCGTCTCCGGCATTCTGGCGGCAGTGGCCGCGGGGATGACCATCAGCCAGTCCGGCGTGATCCGCAATGCGCCGCTGGCGATGCGTCTGCGCGCCAACAGCGTCTGGGCGATGCTGGAGTTCGTGTTTAACGGCATGGTGTTCATCATGTTGGGCCTGCAACTGCCGGGGATCCTGGAAACCTCAATCCTGCAGGCGGAGCTGGATCCGACCATTCAGACCTGGTACCTGTTCGCCGACGTGGCGATTATCTACGCAGCGTTGTTGCTGCTGCGCTTTACCTGGCTGTGGCTGATGAAAAACGCCAGCCGACGCTTTATGAAAAAACGGCCATTGCAGTTTGGCGATTACAGCATGCGTGAGTTGTGGATAGCGTCGTTCGCCGGGGTGCGCGGGGCAATCACGCTGGCCGGTGTGCTGTCGATCCCACTGCTGCTAAGCGATGGCTCCGCCTTCCCGGCGCGCTATCAGTTGGTGTTTATCGCCGCCGGCGTGATCCTGCTTTCACTGATCGTCGGGGTGCTGGCATTGCCGTTGCTGCTGCGCGGCGTAGTGGTGGCGGACAAGAGTGCCAGCAAGAGCGAGGAGCGGATGGCGATTGCCATGGCGGCTGAAGTGGCGATCGAAAGCATCAACAAGATGGAAGAACGCTTGGCCGTCGACGTAGAGGAAAACATCGACCCGCAGGTGCTGAAAGAGATCAGTTCACGGGTCGTGGGCACGTTGCGGCGGCGCATCACCACCAAGGACGATATCGAAAATGCGCTGATGCTGGAGAACCTCGAGCGACGCTTCCGCCTGACTGCTCTGCGCGCCGAGCGCGGGGAGCTGTATCACCTGCGCGCTACGCAGAAAATCAGCAACGAGACGCTGCAAAAGCTGTTGCACGATCTCGACCTGCTGGAGGCGCTGCTGATAGAGCGCGAGGGGTAA
- a CDS encoding LysR family transcriptional regulator — MDVRTLRYFVEVVRQQSFTRAAEKLFVTQPTISKMLRHLEEELECTLLIREGRKLHLTDSGQAVYQRGLAILDEFRQLEAELEDISSVKKGVLRLGIPPMVGRQIADLIRRFRQTYPGIELKISELGGLSVEQAVMSGELDLAMTVLPVDLDQPLTFLPLLNHPMCVVAPRTPHWLNRTSIDIAELASWPILIYNEDFSLYKMLMKAFRQAGFEPQIAVRSGQWDFLASMVQAGVGIATLPEPVCQWLDKETLIWLPLEPRMEWRVGLIWRQGNYLSHGAQAWIACCRDYWPPVK; from the coding sequence GTGGATGTCCGCACCCTGCGTTACTTCGTGGAAGTCGTGCGCCAGCAAAGCTTTACCCGCGCCGCGGAGAAACTGTTCGTCACCCAGCCGACCATCAGCAAGATGCTGCGGCATCTGGAAGAAGAGCTGGAGTGTACGCTGCTGATCCGCGAAGGACGCAAGCTGCACCTGACCGACAGCGGCCAGGCGGTATACCAGCGCGGGCTGGCGATCCTGGATGAGTTCCGCCAACTGGAGGCCGAACTGGAAGACATCAGCTCGGTGAAAAAAGGCGTGTTGCGGCTGGGTATCCCGCCAATGGTCGGCCGGCAGATAGCCGATTTGATCCGTCGGTTTCGCCAGACCTATCCTGGCATCGAGCTGAAAATTTCCGAACTGGGCGGATTGTCGGTCGAGCAGGCGGTGATGTCCGGCGAGCTGGATCTGGCCATGACGGTGCTGCCCGTCGACCTGGATCAGCCACTGACCTTTTTGCCGCTGCTGAACCATCCGATGTGCGTGGTCGCGCCGCGTACGCCCCACTGGCTTAACCGCACCAGCATCGATATCGCCGAATTGGCCAGTTGGCCGATCCTGATTTATAACGAGGATTTCTCGCTGTACAAAATGCTGATGAAGGCATTCCGTCAGGCCGGTTTTGAACCGCAGATTGCCGTACGCAGCGGGCAGTGGGATTTTCTGGCATCGATGGTGCAGGCTGGGGTCGGCATCGCTACCCTGCCGGAGCCGGTTTGCCAGTGGCTGGATAAAGAAACCCTGATCTGGCTGCCGCTGGAACCGAGGATGGAATGGCGTGTCGGGCTAATCTGGCGCCAGGGCAACTACCTGTCGCACGGCGCCCAGGCCTGGATCGCCTGCTGCCGCGACTACTGGCCGCCGGTCAAATAG
- a CDS encoding CidA/LrgA family protein: protein MLLALRRAAPSLLTRLQVPVQVALYAVLFLIADRLVKQFHLPLPANIVGMLLMLALILLRILPLSWVRAGSRWLLAEMLLFFVPAVVAVVNYAQLLMVEGWKIFLVIAISTMLTLGATGLVVDRVYRLEVWLQRRKQRDE, encoded by the coding sequence ATGTTACTGGCGTTACGCCGCGCAGCTCCCTCTCTGTTGACCCGCCTGCAGGTGCCGGTTCAGGTTGCTTTATACGCGGTGCTGTTTCTCATTGCCGACCGGCTGGTAAAACAATTTCATCTGCCGCTGCCCGCCAACATTGTCGGCATGCTGCTGATGCTGGCGTTGATCCTGCTGAGGATTTTGCCGTTGAGTTGGGTCAGAGCCGGCTCGCGTTGGCTACTGGCAGAGATGCTGCTGTTTTTTGTCCCGGCGGTGGTGGCGGTGGTCAACTATGCCCAGTTGTTGATGGTTGAAGGCTGGAAGATATTTTTGGTGATTGCGATCAGCACCATGCTGACGCTCGGTGCCACCGGGCTGGTGGTCGACCGGGTATACCGTTTAGAGGTTTGGCTGCAGCGACGGAAACAGCGCGATGAATGA
- a CDS encoding LrgB family protein, with amino-acid sequence MNDFILSLACFLATLALYFANKKLYRRRRTLLLMPLVLTPMILVLLLVVTHISYQDYIGETHWLLWLLGPATIAFAVPVYENLHIIRRHWLSLSAGVLTAVLVAVYSSVWLARLLTLPEEVQRSLAVRSITTPFALEAAKQMGGQPDLVALFVVITGVFGMAVGDILFLRLAVRSSLAKGAGLGASSHGAGTAKAYEMGQEEGVVASLVMMLAGVITVIAAPLIGQLMW; translated from the coding sequence ATGAATGATTTTATCCTCAGCCTGGCCTGTTTTCTGGCGACGCTGGCATTGTACTTCGCCAATAAGAAGCTCTACCGCCGCCGACGTACCCTGCTGCTGATGCCGCTCGTGCTGACGCCGATGATCCTGGTGCTGCTGCTGGTGGTGACGCATATCTCGTATCAGGATTACATTGGCGAAACGCACTGGCTGCTGTGGCTGTTGGGGCCGGCGACTATCGCGTTTGCGGTGCCGGTTTATGAAAATCTGCATATTATCCGCCGCCACTGGCTATCGCTCAGCGCCGGGGTATTGACGGCGGTTCTGGTGGCGGTTTACAGCTCGGTGTGGCTGGCGCGGCTGCTGACGCTGCCGGAAGAGGTGCAGCGCAGCCTGGCGGTGCGTTCCATCACTACGCCGTTCGCGTTGGAGGCCGCCAAACAGATGGGTGGCCAGCCGGATTTAGTGGCGCTGTTCGTGGTGATTACCGGGGTATTCGGCATGGCGGTGGGGGACATTCTGTTTCTGCGGCTGGCGGTGCGCAGCAGCCTGGCCAAAGGCGCCGGGCTGGGTGCGTCGTCGCACGGTGCCGGTACGGCTAAAGCCTATGAAATGGGGCAGGAAGAAGGCGTGGTTGCCAGCCTGGTGATGATGCTGGCGGGGGTTATCACGGTGATCGCCGCGCCGCTGATTGGGCAACTGATGTGGTAA
- a CDS encoding CTP synthase C-terminal region-related (seleno)protein produces the protein MKTQVRIALVGDYKPQAVSHQAIPVALQLTAAHLNVDIQSHWLPTETLTDTSVLQDYDAIWVVPGSPYNHDDGVFMTIRHAREQNIPFLGSCGGFQYAIVEYARNVMGWHDAGHAETDTGGRLVISPLSCSLVEQSGDIIFQPDTLVARAYGKLETREGYHCNFGVNPDFVADLQQHPLIISSHDHAGDVRSIELPGHRFYAATLFQSERAALRDELSPLVVELIRTAANS, from the coding sequence ATGAAAACTCAAGTCCGCATCGCTCTGGTCGGCGACTACAAACCCCAGGCCGTATCTCACCAGGCTATCCCCGTCGCTCTCCAGCTCACCGCCGCACACCTTAACGTCGATATTCAATCCCACTGGCTGCCCACAGAAACCCTCACCGACACTTCGGTATTGCAGGATTATGATGCTATCTGGGTCGTACCCGGCAGCCCGTACAACCATGACGATGGCGTCTTTATGACCATTCGCCATGCACGCGAACAGAATATCCCCTTCCTCGGCTCCTGCGGTGGCTTCCAGTATGCGATTGTGGAATACGCGCGTAACGTCATGGGCTGGCACGATGCCGGGCATGCGGAAACCGACACCGGCGGCCGGTTGGTTATCTCGCCGTTGAGCTGTTCGCTGGTGGAACAAAGCGGGGACATTATTTTCCAGCCGGACACGCTGGTCGCCCGCGCATACGGCAAGCTGGAAACGCGTGAAGGTTACCACTGCAATTTCGGCGTTAACCCGGACTTCGTTGCCGATCTGCAACAACACCCGCTGATTATCAGTAGCCATGACCACGCAGGTGACGTGCGCTCGATAGAGCTGCCGGGGCACCGCTTTTACGCCGCTACGCTGTTCCAGTCCGAACGCGCCGCGTTGCGCGATGAGCTGTCGCCGCTGGTGGTCGAGCTGATCAGGACCGCGGCTAACAGCTGA